The following proteins are encoded in a genomic region of Pseudoxanthomonas suwonensis 11-1:
- a CDS encoding efflux RND transporter permease subunit translates to MNITELSIRRPVTTIMLFVSMVVIGLIAALRLPLEAEPEATIPFFFVWLPYDGSTPEEIERNVLRPVEEALSTMPGIRSMNSRANADSAQIQVEFSDWNRDIAIAASEARERIDAIRDQLPDDFRRYYVYRWTTSDREAMSLRLDSEEDLTSRADLIEQVIKRRLERVPGVARIQVEGVASQELLVALDKDRLSAHGVALNELVQRLQAANFSVSAGQITEAGRRLRVQPRGELQEVQALRDLPVNNRGVRLSDVAEVSLQPQRMNYVRKLDGRPSVAVDIFKERAANLVDLSRSVRKEIEVLREDPAMRGIGIEVIDDQGQAVTSSLAALAEAGAIGLALSVIVLYGFLRHWPSTLMVSLAIPICFAMTLGFMYFAGITLNIISMMGLLLAVGMLVDNAVVVVESIYQEQEKYPGRQALASIIGTRHVAIALSAGTLCHCVVFLPMLFGEKNIISIYLGQLAVTISVSLLASWLVAISLIPMLSARMKTPPAVKSPLISRLQSRYANALRWTLQHRGWSVAGIVFITLASIVPIINARSGGDDSSPDEINIFYQWKGAYSKEEMGREVARVEAFINANREEFKVDRVYSRYSEQGWASTRLYLTIDDSELSSQIQEKIRKGLPQSARARIGLGWPGSSGNQNQGVSFSLIGDSSQTLEELAADIVPLLNRNENLRDVRVDTGDANTELSVRVDRERAAAYGFSAQQVAEYVGMALRGSSLRDFHRDNVEIPVNVRFAGAEHYGVEDLASFMVRAPNGVEVPLLAMVDVGFNPSATSIQRLNRQTMLKVESGVAKDVSVADARKAIEESLKAVQFPPGYGYTFDSGSFNINFDGMNQMLMAIAIALVLMLVIMAAVFESMLFPVAIMSCVLFSIFGVYWLFWITGTEMNIMAVIGILVLMGVVVNNGIVMIEHINNLRRRGMPRTDALVEGSRERLRPIMMTMGTAILAMIPIALNTQTVDGMPPYYPMARAIAGGLAFSTVVSLLFLPTIYAILDDLRTGTSRLVRKARGLDRGDPGAQVPAVVVE, encoded by the coding sequence ATGAACATCACCGAGCTGTCCATCCGCCGCCCGGTCACCACCATCATGCTGTTCGTGTCGATGGTGGTGATCGGCCTGATCGCCGCGCTGCGCCTGCCGCTGGAGGCCGAGCCGGAAGCCACGATCCCGTTCTTCTTCGTCTGGCTGCCGTACGACGGCTCGACCCCGGAGGAGATCGAGCGCAACGTGCTGCGGCCGGTCGAGGAGGCGCTGTCGACCATGCCCGGCATCCGCTCGATGAACTCGCGCGCCAATGCCGACAGCGCCCAGATCCAGGTCGAGTTCAGCGACTGGAACCGGGACATCGCCATCGCCGCTTCCGAGGCGCGCGAGCGCATCGACGCGATCCGCGACCAGCTGCCTGACGACTTCCGCCGCTACTACGTCTACCGCTGGACCACCTCCGACCGCGAGGCCATGAGCCTGCGCCTGGACAGCGAGGAGGACCTGACCTCGCGTGCCGACCTGATCGAGCAGGTGATCAAGCGCCGCCTGGAACGCGTTCCGGGCGTTGCCCGCATCCAGGTCGAGGGCGTGGCCAGCCAGGAACTGCTGGTGGCGCTGGACAAGGACCGGCTCAGCGCCCACGGCGTGGCCCTCAACGAGCTGGTGCAGCGGCTGCAGGCGGCCAACTTCTCGGTTTCCGCGGGGCAGATCACCGAGGCCGGGCGCCGGCTGCGGGTGCAGCCTCGCGGCGAACTGCAGGAGGTGCAGGCGCTGCGCGACCTGCCGGTCAACAACCGCGGCGTGCGCCTGTCCGATGTCGCCGAGGTCTCGTTGCAGCCGCAGCGCATGAACTACGTGCGCAAGCTCGACGGCCGTCCCAGCGTGGCGGTGGACATCTTCAAGGAGCGCGCCGCCAACCTGGTCGACCTGTCGCGCTCGGTGCGCAAGGAGATCGAAGTCCTGCGGGAGGACCCGGCGATGCGCGGCATCGGCATCGAGGTCATCGACGACCAGGGCCAGGCCGTGACCAGTTCGCTGGCGGCGCTGGCCGAGGCCGGCGCGATCGGCCTGGCGCTGTCGGTGATCGTGCTCTACGGTTTCCTGCGGCACTGGCCCTCGACCCTGATGGTCAGCCTGGCGATCCCGATCTGCTTCGCCATGACCCTGGGCTTCATGTACTTCGCCGGCATCACCCTCAACATCATCTCGATGATGGGCCTGCTGCTTGCGGTCGGCATGCTGGTGGACAACGCCGTGGTGGTGGTGGAGAGCATCTACCAGGAACAGGAGAAATACCCGGGGCGCCAGGCCCTGGCCTCGATCATCGGCACCCGCCACGTGGCCATCGCGCTGTCGGCCGGCACCCTGTGCCACTGCGTGGTGTTCCTGCCGATGCTGTTCGGCGAGAAGAACATCATCAGCATCTACCTGGGGCAGCTGGCGGTGACCATCTCGGTCTCCCTGCTGGCCTCGTGGCTGGTGGCCATCAGCCTGATCCCGATGCTGTCGGCACGGATGAAGACCCCGCCGGCGGTGAAGTCGCCGCTGATCAGCCGGCTGCAGTCGCGTTATGCCAACGCACTGCGCTGGACCCTGCAGCACCGCGGCTGGAGCGTGGCCGGCATCGTCTTCATCACCCTGGCCAGCATCGTCCCGATCATCAATGCCAGGAGCGGCGGGGACGACAGCTCGCCGGACGAGATCAACATCTTCTACCAGTGGAAGGGTGCCTACTCGAAGGAGGAGATGGGCCGCGAGGTGGCGCGCGTGGAGGCGTTCATCAACGCCAACCGCGAGGAGTTCAAGGTCGACCGCGTGTACAGCCGCTACAGCGAGCAGGGCTGGGCCTCGACCCGCCTGTACCTGACGATCGACGACAGCGAGCTCAGCAGCCAGATCCAGGAGAAGATCCGCAAGGGCCTGCCGCAGTCTGCGCGCGCCAGGATCGGGCTGGGCTGGCCGGGCAGCTCCGGCAACCAGAACCAGGGCGTGAGCTTCTCCCTGATCGGCGATTCCTCGCAGACCCTCGAGGAGCTGGCCGCCGACATCGTGCCGCTGCTCAACCGCAACGAGAACCTGCGCGACGTGCGCGTGGACACCGGCGACGCCAACACCGAGCTGTCGGTGCGGGTGGACCGCGAGCGCGCGGCGGCCTACGGCTTCAGCGCCCAGCAGGTGGCCGAGTACGTGGGCATGGCCCTGCGAGGCTCCTCGCTGCGCGACTTCCATCGCGACAACGTGGAGATCCCGGTGAACGTGCGCTTCGCCGGTGCCGAGCACTACGGCGTGGAGGACCTGGCCTCGTTCATGGTGCGCGCGCCCAACGGCGTGGAGGTGCCGCTGCTGGCGATGGTGGACGTGGGCTTCAATCCGTCCGCCACCTCGATCCAGCGCCTGAACCGGCAGACCATGCTGAAGGTGGAGTCGGGCGTGGCCAAGGACGTGTCGGTGGCCGACGCGCGCAAGGCGATCGAGGAATCGCTGAAGGCGGTGCAGTTCCCGCCGGGCTATGGCTACACCTTCGACAGCGGCAGCTTCAACATCAACTTCGACGGCATGAACCAGATGCTGATGGCCATCGCGATCGCGCTGGTGCTGATGCTGGTGATCATGGCCGCGGTGTTCGAGTCGATGCTGTTCCCGGTGGCGATCATGTCCTGCGTGCTGTTCTCGATCTTCGGCGTGTACTGGCTGTTCTGGATCACCGGCACCGAGATGAACATCATGGCAGTGATCGGCATCCTGGTGCTGATGGGCGTGGTGGTGAACAACGGCATCGTGATGATCGAGCACATCAACAACCTGCGCCGCCGCGGTATGCCGCGTACCGATGCGCTGGTGGAAGGCAGCCGCGAACGCCTGCGCCCGATCATGATGACCATGGGCACGGCGATCCTGGCGATGATCCCGATCGCGCTGAACACCCAGACCGTGGACGGCATGCCGCCGTACTACCCGATGGCGCGTGCCATCGCCGGCGGCCTGGCGTTCTCCACGGTGGTCAGCCTGCTGTTCCTGCCGACCATCTACGCGATCCTGGACGACCTGCGCACCGGCACCTCGCGGCTGGTGCGCAAGGCCCGGGGCCTGGACCGTGGCGACCCTGGCGCCCAGGTGCCGGCCGTCGTCGTGGAGTAG
- the ykgO gene encoding type B 50S ribosomal protein L36, giving the protein MKVLSSLKSAKTRHRDCKVVRRRGKVFVICKSNPRFKARQR; this is encoded by the coding sequence ATGAAAGTCCTGTCCTCCCTGAAGTCGGCGAAGACCCGTCACCGCGACTGCAAGGTGGTCCGCCGCCGCGGCAAGGTCTTCGTGATCTGCAAGTCCAACCCGCGCTTCAAGGCCCGCCAGCGCTGA
- a CDS encoding TraB/GumN family protein: protein MTTIDAQPESATESPLTDQPLRVVERDGVRYTLLGTAHVSQASIEAVRAAVASGEYDAVAVELDPGRLQSLTDPDVLAKMDIVQVIRNGKTSLFAANLALSAYQRRLAEQLGVEPGAELKAAVLDARERGLPVQLIDREVGLTFRRAMERLGWWGRAKTSAGILLAMFGDEEVGDDEIEKLKQGDMLEASFGEFASHSPALYDTVIAERDRYMATRLRQERGARNVLAVVGAGHLPGLARHLAEDQDEPAAALGELESVREKSSFPWLETIIGAFLVGGFAWGFWQGGVDVGADLLLQWVLATGLLGALGCLLAGGHPLSILAAFIASPLTPLHPALASGTVSAFVEANLRKPTYADFMALRDDVQSLKGWWRNRVARILLNFFLTSLGTAIGVWTGGLRMLGKLVG from the coding sequence ATGACCACGATCGACGCCCAGCCCGAATCCGCTACCGAGAGCCCGCTCACCGACCAGCCGCTGCGCGTGGTCGAACGCGATGGCGTGCGTTACACCCTGCTGGGCACCGCGCACGTTTCCCAGGCCAGCATCGAGGCGGTGCGCGCCGCGGTAGCCAGCGGCGAGTACGACGCGGTCGCGGTCGAGCTCGATCCCGGCCGCCTGCAGTCGCTGACCGATCCGGACGTGCTGGCGAAGATGGACATCGTCCAGGTGATCCGCAACGGCAAGACCAGCCTGTTCGCCGCCAACCTGGCCCTGTCTGCCTACCAGCGGCGCCTTGCCGAACAACTGGGCGTGGAGCCCGGCGCGGAACTGAAGGCGGCGGTGCTGGATGCACGCGAGCGTGGCCTGCCGGTGCAGCTGATCGACCGCGAGGTCGGCCTGACCTTCCGCCGCGCGATGGAGCGGCTGGGCTGGTGGGGCCGTGCCAAGACCAGCGCGGGCATCCTGCTGGCGATGTTCGGCGACGAGGAAGTCGGCGACGACGAGATCGAGAAGCTCAAGCAGGGCGACATGCTGGAGGCCAGCTTCGGCGAGTTCGCCTCGCACAGCCCGGCGCTGTACGACACCGTGATCGCCGAGCGCGACCGCTACATGGCCACCCGGCTGCGGCAGGAGCGCGGCGCGCGCAACGTGCTGGCGGTGGTCGGTGCCGGCCACTTGCCCGGCCTGGCCCGGCACCTGGCCGAGGACCAGGACGAGCCTGCGGCGGCCCTTGGAGAACTGGAGTCGGTGCGCGAGAAGTCCAGCTTCCCGTGGCTGGAAACCATCATCGGCGCCTTCCTGGTGGGCGGCTTCGCCTGGGGTTTCTGGCAGGGCGGCGTCGACGTGGGCGCGGACCTGCTGCTGCAGTGGGTGCTGGCCACCGGCCTGCTCGGCGCGCTGGGCTGCCTGCTGGCCGGCGGCCATCCGCTGAGCATCCTCGCTGCCTTCATCGCCTCCCCGCTCACCCCGCTGCATCCGGCGCTGGCTTCGGGCACGGTCAGCGCATTCGTCGAGGCGAACCTGCGCAAGCCGACCTACGCCGACTTCATGGCCCTGCGCGACGACGTGCAGAGCCTGAAGGGCTGGTGGCGCAACCGGGTGGCGCGGATCCTGCTGAACTTCTTCCTCACCAGCCTGGGCACGGCCATCGGCGTGTGGACCGGCGGCCTGCGCATGCTGGGCAAGCTGGTTGGCTGA
- the cmk gene encoding (d)CMP kinase, whose protein sequence is MSHPVPVLTIDGPSGAGKGTVSRIVAGRLGWHYLDSGALYRAVGVAASWADLDLADPSALVRCTFDTSIEFRDGAEGLRVLVNGTDATSELRLETAGAVASAIAAIPEVREALKERQRAFRQAPGLVADGRDMGTVIFPDATAKVFLTASAEERARRRYKQLKEKGVSVTLDGLLREILARDARDAQRAVAPLRPADDAVLIDTTGLDIDQVVARVLATVPSHAA, encoded by the coding sequence ATGTCCCACCCTGTTCCCGTCCTGACGATCGACGGTCCTTCCGGGGCGGGCAAGGGCACGGTGAGCCGGATCGTGGCCGGCCGGCTGGGCTGGCATTACCTTGATTCCGGGGCACTTTACCGGGCGGTGGGCGTGGCGGCCAGCTGGGCCGACCTGGACCTGGCGGACCCCTCGGCCCTGGTCCGCTGCACCTTCGACACCTCGATCGAGTTCCGCGACGGCGCCGAGGGCCTGCGGGTGCTGGTCAACGGCACCGACGCCACCTCCGAACTGCGCCTGGAGACCGCCGGCGCCGTGGCTTCGGCCATCGCCGCCATCCCCGAGGTCCGCGAGGCGCTGAAGGAGCGCCAGCGCGCGTTCCGCCAGGCACCGGGCCTGGTGGCCGACGGCCGCGACATGGGTACGGTGATCTTCCCCGACGCCACCGCCAAGGTGTTCCTCACCGCCAGCGCCGAGGAGCGCGCCCGGCGGCGCTATAAGCAGTTGAAGGAAAAAGGGGTTTCGGTTACCTTAGACGGTCTGCTGCGAGAGATCCTCGCCCGCGATGCCCGCGACGCCCAGCGCGCGGTCGCACCGCTGAGGCCGGCTGATGATGCCGTCCTCATCGATACGACCGGGCTGGACATCGACCAGGTCGTCGCACGCGTGCTGGCCACCGTGCCGTCGCACGCCGCCTGA
- a CDS encoding agmatine deiminase family protein has translation MTENLRFPAEWEPQSAILVAWPHAGTDWADRLGEVEETYIALVAAITRFQEAWICVADDDVEAYAEARLRSARIDMERVRFIPFDYDDTWLRDSGPITLREGEGFRVLDFRFTAWGGKFEAGRDDRLVQALAAQGLFGDAAHQRIDFALEGGGIETDGAGTLLTTWRCLHERHPQASREELTAKLAGWLAQDRVLWLDHGYLEGDDTDAHIDTLARFAPGDAIVFQACDDETDSHHAELKAMADEIAALRTTDGRPYRLFPLPWAAPVIDEGRRLAASYANFLIVNGAVLMPAYGDPADDAAAAVLAQAFPGREIVQVPCRALIWQNGSLHCISMQLPAGLGR, from the coding sequence ATGACCGAGAACCTGCGCTTCCCCGCGGAGTGGGAACCCCAGTCCGCGATCCTGGTCGCCTGGCCGCACGCCGGCACCGACTGGGCCGACCGCCTGGGCGAGGTCGAGGAGACCTATATCGCCCTGGTCGCCGCGATCACCCGTTTCCAGGAGGCGTGGATCTGCGTGGCCGACGACGATGTCGAGGCCTACGCCGAGGCGCGCCTGCGCTCGGCCCGGATCGACATGGAGCGGGTGCGTTTCATCCCGTTCGACTATGACGACACCTGGCTGCGCGACTCCGGCCCCATTACCTTGCGCGAAGGCGAAGGCTTCCGGGTGCTGGATTTCCGCTTCACCGCCTGGGGCGGCAAGTTCGAGGCCGGGCGCGACGACCGCCTGGTCCAGGCGCTGGCCGCGCAGGGCCTGTTCGGCGACGCCGCGCACCAGCGCATCGACTTCGCCCTGGAAGGCGGCGGCATCGAGACCGACGGCGCCGGCACCCTGCTGACCACCTGGCGCTGCCTGCACGAACGCCACCCGCAGGCCAGCCGCGAGGAGCTGACCGCGAAGCTGGCCGGCTGGCTGGCCCAGGACCGGGTGCTGTGGCTGGATCACGGCTACCTGGAGGGCGACGACACCGACGCCCACATCGATACCCTCGCCCGCTTCGCGCCGGGCGACGCCATCGTGTTCCAGGCCTGCGACGACGAGACCGACAGCCACCATGCCGAACTGAAGGCGATGGCCGACGAGATCGCCGCGCTGCGCACCACCGACGGCAGGCCGTACCGCCTGTTCCCGCTGCCGTGGGCGGCACCGGTGATCGACGAAGGCCGCCGCCTGGCCGCCTCGTACGCGAACTTCCTGATCGTCAACGGCGCGGTGCTGATGCCAGCCTATGGCGATCCGGCCGACGATGCCGCTGCCGCGGTTCTGGCGCAGGCATTCCCCGGCCGCGAGATCGTGCAGGTGCCGTGCCGTGCCCTGATCTGGCAGAACGGCAGCCTGCACTGCATCAGCATGCAGCTGCCGGCCGGCCTCGGCCGCTGA
- a CDS encoding efflux RND transporter permease subunit: protein MSAHEPAPARGFDLVEFATRRRVTIAMMTLTLVLFGLISLSSLKVELLPDLSYPTLTVRTDYEGAAPSEVETLISQPAEEALGVVKGLRKLRSISRTGQSDVVLEFAWGTDMQQAGLEVRDKMETLQLPLDAKPPVLLRFNPSTQPIMRLALSAKQEPADEADAVRRLMELRRYADEDLKRKLEAVSGVAAVKVGGGLEDEIQVDIDQRKLAQLGLSLDKVIERLKQENVNLSGGRLEEGTQRYLVRTVNQFSSVEQMREMLLTTAGGQSSSATGENRQLMMAILGSRDPNVIAALRGDGSGGSGMAPVRLKDVAEVRQGYKEREAVIRSGGMEAVELAVYKEGDANTVAAADALAQKLEQVRKSLPKDIELTAVEDQSTFIRHAIKDVKVDALVGGMLSILIIFLFLRDGWSTFVISLSLPVSIITTFFFMGQLGLSLNVMSLGGLALATGLVVDDSIVVLESIAKARERGLGVLEAAISGTREVFMAVVASTLTTIAVFLPLVFVEGIAGQLFRDQAMTVAIAIAVSLVVSMTLVPMLSALKGRPPLEFQPEPERAPWRPQRTWQKPAALTGRGIGALFRYGFYAVAWLVVRAFRLVAAVVGPVMRKASDLAMYPYNRAEAGYLRILPRALERPTLVLGGAALAFALTMATLPLLGVDLIPQLAQDRFEMTAKLPPGTPLAQTDALVREVQRKHAGEEGVSLLYGVSGTGTRLDASPTESGENIGKLTVVMTDTSREAGLLEKLRQTMKAYPSAQVDFARPELFALAAPLEIEIEGNDLETIRVAGTRLAGMLRQNPHYADVKSTVEQGFPEIQVVFDQDRAAAMGLTTRQIADAVVNKVRGNVATRYSFRDRKIDVLVRVGEAERSSVEDIRRLIVNPSGSNPIELAAVADVVSTSGPSEIHRVDQRRVAIVSANLRGIDLGAAVAEVQQMVAQNPLGTDVGMRIGGQGEELGESLRSLLFAFGLAVFLVYLVMASQFESLLHPFVILFTIPLALVGAIAALLLTGSPISVVVSIGLILLVGLVVKNAIILIDKVNQLREAGVAKREALVEGARSRLRPIMMTTLTAVFGFMPLALAPLFGSPGAEVRSPMAITVIGGLLVSTLLTLVVIPLVYDLLDRKPDGYYAERGARARRDAREAGQVLAHDQDPIGGGAEA, encoded by the coding sequence ATGAGCGCGCACGAACCCGCACCCGCACGCGGATTCGACCTGGTCGAGTTCGCCACCCGGCGCCGCGTCACCATCGCGATGATGACGCTGACCCTGGTGCTGTTCGGACTGATCTCGCTGTCCAGCCTCAAGGTCGAGCTGCTGCCGGACCTGAGCTACCCGACCCTGACCGTGCGCACCGACTACGAGGGTGCGGCGCCGTCGGAGGTCGAGACCCTGATCTCGCAGCCGGCCGAGGAGGCCCTCGGCGTGGTCAAGGGCCTGCGCAAGCTGCGCTCGATCTCCCGCACCGGCCAGAGCGACGTGGTCCTGGAATTCGCCTGGGGCACGGACATGCAGCAGGCCGGCCTGGAAGTGCGCGACAAGATGGAGACCCTGCAGCTGCCGCTGGACGCCAAGCCGCCGGTGCTGCTGCGCTTCAATCCCTCGACCCAGCCGATCATGCGCCTGGCGCTGAGCGCGAAGCAGGAGCCGGCCGACGAGGCCGACGCCGTGCGCCGGCTGATGGAGCTGCGCCGCTATGCCGACGAGGACCTCAAGCGCAAGCTGGAGGCGGTCAGCGGCGTGGCCGCGGTCAAGGTCGGCGGTGGCCTGGAGGACGAGATCCAGGTCGACATCGACCAGCGCAAGCTGGCCCAGCTGGGCCTGTCCCTGGACAAGGTCATCGAGCGCCTGAAGCAGGAGAACGTGAACCTGTCCGGCGGCCGCCTGGAGGAGGGCACACAGCGCTACCTGGTGCGCACGGTCAACCAGTTCTCCTCGGTCGAGCAGATGCGCGAGATGCTGCTGACCACCGCCGGCGGGCAGTCCTCCAGCGCCACTGGCGAGAACCGGCAGCTGATGATGGCCATCCTCGGCAGCCGCGATCCCAACGTGATCGCCGCCCTGCGTGGCGACGGCAGCGGCGGCAGCGGCATGGCGCCGGTGCGGTTGAAGGACGTGGCCGAGGTGCGCCAGGGCTACAAGGAGCGCGAGGCCGTGATCCGCAGCGGTGGCATGGAGGCGGTCGAACTGGCGGTCTACAAGGAAGGCGACGCCAATACCGTGGCCGCGGCCGATGCCCTGGCGCAGAAGCTGGAGCAGGTGCGCAAGAGCCTGCCGAAGGACATCGAGCTGACCGCGGTCGAGGACCAGTCCACCTTCATCCGCCACGCCATCAAGGACGTAAAGGTGGACGCGCTGGTCGGCGGCATGCTGTCGATCCTGATCATCTTCCTGTTCCTGCGCGACGGCTGGAGCACCTTCGTCATCTCGCTGTCGCTGCCGGTCTCGATCATCACCACGTTCTTCTTCATGGGCCAGCTGGGCCTGAGCCTGAACGTGATGTCCCTGGGCGGCCTGGCCTTGGCCACCGGCCTGGTGGTGGACGACTCGATCGTTGTGCTGGAATCGATCGCCAAGGCGCGCGAGCGTGGCCTGGGCGTGCTGGAGGCGGCGATCAGCGGCACCCGCGAGGTGTTCATGGCCGTGGTCGCCTCGACCCTGACCACCATCGCGGTGTTCCTGCCGCTGGTGTTCGTCGAGGGCATCGCCGGCCAGCTGTTCCGCGACCAGGCCATGACCGTGGCCATCGCGATCGCCGTGTCGCTGGTGGTGTCGATGACCCTGGTGCCGATGCTCAGCGCGCTCAAGGGCCGTCCCCCGCTGGAGTTCCAGCCCGAGCCCGAGCGCGCGCCCTGGCGCCCGCAGCGCACCTGGCAGAAGCCGGCGGCGCTGACCGGGCGCGGCATCGGCGCCCTGTTCCGCTACGGCTTCTACGCGGTGGCGTGGCTCGTGGTGCGCGCCTTCCGCCTGGTCGCCGCGGTGGTTGGCCCGGTGATGCGCAAAGCCAGCGACCTGGCCATGTACCCGTACAACCGCGCCGAGGCCGGCTACCTGCGGATCCTGCCGCGCGCGCTGGAACGTCCCACCCTGGTGCTGGGCGGCGCGGCCCTGGCTTTCGCCCTGACCATGGCGACCCTGCCGCTGCTGGGCGTGGACCTGATCCCGCAGCTGGCCCAGGACCGCTTCGAGATGACCGCCAAGCTGCCTCCTGGCACGCCGCTGGCGCAGACCGATGCCCTGGTGCGCGAGGTGCAGCGCAAGCATGCCGGCGAGGAGGGCGTGAGCCTGCTGTACGGCGTGTCCGGCACCGGCACCCGGCTGGATGCCAGCCCCACCGAAAGCGGCGAGAACATCGGCAAGCTCACGGTGGTGATGACCGACACCTCGCGCGAGGCCGGACTGCTGGAGAAGCTGCGCCAGACCATGAAGGCGTACCCGTCCGCGCAGGTCGACTTCGCGCGGCCGGAGCTGTTCGCGCTGGCCGCGCCGCTGGAGATCGAGATCGAGGGCAACGACCTGGAGACCATCCGCGTGGCCGGCACCCGCCTGGCCGGGATGCTGCGCCAGAACCCGCACTACGCCGACGTGAAGTCGACGGTGGAGCAGGGCTTTCCCGAGATCCAGGTGGTCTTCGACCAGGACCGCGCCGCGGCCATGGGCCTGACCACCCGGCAGATCGCGGACGCGGTGGTCAACAAGGTGCGCGGCAACGTCGCCACCCGCTACAGCTTCCGCGACCGCAAGATCGACGTGCTGGTGCGGGTGGGCGAGGCCGAGCGCTCGTCGGTGGAGGACATCCGCCGGCTGATCGTCAACCCCAGCGGCAGCAACCCGATCGAGCTTGCGGCGGTGGCCGACGTGGTTTCCACCAGCGGCCCCAGCGAGATCCACCGCGTCGACCAGCGCCGGGTGGCGATCGTCTCGGCCAACCTGCGCGGCATCGACCTCGGCGCGGCCGTGGCCGAGGTCCAGCAGATGGTGGCGCAGAACCCGCTGGGCACCGACGTCGGCATGCGCATCGGCGGCCAGGGCGAGGAGCTGGGCGAATCCCTGCGCTCGCTGCTGTTCGCCTTCGGCCTGGCGGTGTTCCTGGTCTACCTGGTGATGGCCTCGCAGTTCGAGTCGCTGCTGCATCCCTTCGTGATCCTGTTCACCATCCCCCTGGCCCTGGTCGGAGCGATCGCGGCGCTGCTGCTGACCGGCTCGCCGATATCGGTGGTGGTGTCGATCGGCCTGATCCTGCTGGTCGGGCTGGTGGTCAAGAACGCGATCATCCTGATCGACAAGGTCAACCAGCTGCGCGAGGCCGGGGTTGCCAAGCGCGAGGCCCTGGTCGAGGGCGCGCGTTCGCGCCTGCGCCCGATCATGATGACGACCCTGACCGCGGTGTTCGGCTTCATGCCGCTGGCGCTGGCGCCGCTGTTCGGCAGCCCCGGCGCGGAGGTGCGTTCGCCGATGGCGATCACCGTGATCGGCGGCCTGCTGGTCTCGACCCTGTTGACCCTGGTGGTGATCCCGCTCGTGTACGACCTGCTGGACCGCAAGCCGGACGGCTACTACGCCGAGCGTGGCGCGCGGGCGCGGCGCGACGCTCGCGAGGCGGGGCAGGTGCTGGCGCACGACCAGGACCCGATCGGCGGCGGCGCGGAGGCCTGA
- a CDS encoding carbon-nitrogen hydrolase, with the protein MSRKTLTVALVQERNQGDADANLAAIEARVAEAAAAGAQLVLLQELHNGAYFCQHESVSEFDLAEQIPGPSTERLGALARKHGVVIVGSLFERRAPGLYHNTAVVLEKDGTLLGKYRKMHIPDDPGFYEKFYFTPGDIGFRPIDTSIGRLGVLVCWDQWYPEAARLMALAGAELLLYPTAIGWDPDDAQDEKDRQRDAWILSHRGHAVANGLPVLSCNRVGHEPSPLGASGIRFWGNSHVLGPQGEFLAQAGEDATVLVCEVDLQRSEHVRRIWPFLRDRRIDAYGDLLKRYID; encoded by the coding sequence ATGAGCCGCAAGACCCTTACCGTCGCCCTGGTGCAGGAACGCAACCAGGGCGATGCCGACGCCAACCTGGCCGCGATCGAAGCCCGCGTGGCCGAGGCCGCCGCAGCCGGCGCGCAGCTGGTGCTGCTGCAGGAACTGCACAACGGCGCCTACTTCTGCCAGCACGAGTCGGTGTCCGAGTTCGACCTGGCCGAGCAGATCCCCGGACCCAGCACCGAGCGCCTGGGTGCGCTGGCCAGGAAGCACGGCGTGGTCATCGTCGGCTCGCTGTTCGAGCGCCGTGCCCCCGGCCTGTACCACAACACCGCGGTGGTCCTGGAGAAGGACGGCACCCTGCTGGGCAAGTACCGCAAGATGCACATCCCGGACGATCCTGGCTTCTACGAGAAGTTCTACTTCACCCCGGGCGACATCGGCTTCAGGCCGATCGACACCTCCATCGGCCGCCTCGGCGTGCTGGTGTGCTGGGACCAGTGGTATCCGGAGGCCGCGCGCCTGATGGCGCTGGCCGGCGCCGAGCTGCTGCTCTACCCCACCGCCATCGGCTGGGACCCGGACGACGCCCAGGACGAGAAGGACCGCCAGCGCGACGCCTGGATCCTCAGCCACCGCGGGCATGCCGTGGCCAACGGCCTGCCGGTGCTGTCCTGCAACCGCGTCGGCCACGAGCCCTCGCCGCTGGGCGCCTCGGGCATCCGGTTCTGGGGCAACAGCCACGTGCTGGGCCCGCAGGGCGAGTTCCTGGCCCAGGCCGGCGAGGACGCCACCGTGCTGGTGTGCGAGGTCGACCTGCAGCGCAGCGAGCACGTCCGCCGGATCTGGCCGTTCCTGCGCGACCGCCGGATCGACGCCTACGGCGACCTGCTCAAGCGCTACATCGACTGA